CCCTCAGGAGTTACTTGGAGAACGACTTTTTCTCCATTGGTCAACTTGCTCTCAAAGGATACGTTCCCGTTAGGATCTACTACCTTCTCATAAGTCCTACCATCCATCGTCAACTTCTGGTATTTAAGCTCTTTGTTTACGGTAGTTAATCCTTTAACGTCGTTCGAAGGAAGTAGCTCTAATTTCGGATTTACTTCATAATTATGCACGAGTAACCCAGCCCGTGTCACAAAGTAACTATGATCTCCCTCCACCTCGATGTTATATACCTTCTCTGGGCGGATCACTCTCTCTATCTTCGCAATCCCTGCAGTTCCCTCGTACAACTCATTCCAAGGAGTTGCACTCGACTGACTATTAAGTGCAGCAAGTGAGATACTCATCTGAGGTCTATCACTCATCTCTTTCAAGATAGCTGCATTACGAATACTTGATACTGTTACTGATCTCTGCTGTGGAGTTAAATACTTGGCTTTTGTCCAACCCTCTCCCTTAATATAGAACGGGTGGTTCCAAGTTGTCTCTACTTCTGTTCCA
This region of Leptospira saintgironsiae genomic DNA includes:
- a CDS encoding Hint domain-containing protein → MFEKIWSNIKGEAKLAFGMSDTGQIRVNEKGQLEFDTCFVAGTLIRTKDGYTSIEKLKVGDYVLSHNEKTGILSYNKITETFIHDVPAIYKITYTNGTEVETTWNHPFYIKGEGWTKAKYLTPQQRSVTVSSIRNAAILKEMSDRPQMSISLAALNSQSSATPWNELYEGTAGIAKIERVIRPEKVYNIEVEGDHSYFVTRAGLLVHNYEVNPKLELLPSNDVKGLTTVNKELKYQKLTMDGRTYEKVVDPNGNVSFESKLTNGEKVVLQVTPEGMIKRTTHSPAESKLWGMIKMSPKTTTEYLNPSGEVLGHDAVVRI